In Cryptococcus gattii WM276 chromosome N, complete sequence, a single window of DNA contains:
- a CDS encoding Signal peptidase, putative (Similar to TIGR gene model, INSD accession AAW47136.1), producing MYSTLQRANHISSLATTYILILLGLISVASFLTLPSVDVGSIDVKDIIVGRLNRWGAKQEDIASLRFDVRTNLNELLNSYNTKQLFLYLTATYEEETTGDAHDVVLWDRIVTRADTKDIRAVGRELPKSNRKRGRGNVRVEDGKNKYIWRNPSGTFKDISYANLTLHYSLMPYVGYLTSGIAATAEGPVSIPEVIKR from the exons ATGTACTCCACACTTCAGAGGGCAAATCATATATCCTCCCTCGCCACCACCTACATTCTCATTCTGCTCGGCCTTATCTCAGTCGCCTCCTTCTTGACACTCCCTTCGGTTGATGTTGGCTCGATAGACGTCAAAGACATCATAGT AGGTCGACTTAATAGATGGGGCGCTAAGCAGGAAGATATCGCTTCATTACGGTTTGATGTCCGAACAAATCTCAATGAACTACTCAACTCCTATAACACCAAGCAGCTCTTCCTCTATCTCACTGCCACCTACGAGGAAGAAACCACGGGGGATGCTCATGACGTTGTTCTCTGGGATCGTATTGTCACTCGAGCAGATACAAAAGATATAAGAGCGGTGGGAAGAGAATTGCCGAAGAGCAACAGgaaaaggggaagaggaaatgTTAGGGTtgaagatggaaagaaCAAATATATCTGGAGAAATCCTTCTGGGACATTCAA AGACATCTCCTACGCCAACTTGACATTGCATTACTCCCTCATGCCATACGTCGGCTACCTCACCTCTGGCATAGCCGCGACTGCCGAAGGGCCTGTATCAATACCTGAAGTCATCAAGCGATAG
- a CDS encoding Cyclin-dependent protein kinase, putative (Similar to TIGR gene model, INSD accession AAW47177.1) yields the protein MDLANQENSQRANRFDKGDKGIKIGEGTFANVYKGESQIAVAIKKIKVGEMKHGLDMTALREVKFLQELKHPNIISLLDVFSVKQNINLVLEFLDTDLEAVIRDKALIFQNADIKSWMAMSLRGLEYIHRNGVLHRDLKPNNLLIAANGELKIADFGLAREFGDAGNKMTCQVITRWYRPPELLFGSRYYSPTVDVWSMGTIFVELILRVPFLSGETDIDQLKKTFHAMGTPTEQDWPGHTKLPDYHEVGSFPKNPWWNMISSIGREGQDLARELLRFDPTQRPSAKKALLHSFFTSYPPPTPPIALPKPLAELRPRELAPDEVQGKPLLTSGAGQGLKRKAESPRTSHSVSRKLIFT from the exons ATGGATTTAGCCAATCAAGAAAACAGCCAGCGTGCCAACAGAT TCGATAAAGGGGATAAGGGTATAAAAATTGGTGAAGGAACATTTGCCAATGTCTATAAAGGTGAGTCTCAAATTGCAG TTGCCATTAAGAAGATTAAAGTAGGAGAAATGAAACATGGGCTGGATATGACAGCTTTACGGGAAGTCAAGTTTCTTCAAGAGCTAAAACACCCTAACATTATTTCT TTATTAGACGTTTTTTCGGTCAAGCAGAACATTAATTTGGTGCTGGAATTTCTCGACACGGATTTGGAAGCGGTTATCAGGGATAAGGCTCTGATTTTCCAAAATGCGGATATCAAAAGCTGGATGGCAATGTCTTTAAGAGGATTAGAATATATCCATAGGAATGGAGTGCTTCATCGG GACTTGAAGCCAAACAATTTATTGATCGCCGCCAACGGTGAGCTCAAAATTGCGGATTTCGGTCTTGCTAGAGAATTTGGAGATGCCGGGAACAAAATGACCTGTCAGGTTATCACTCG ATGGTACCGTCCTCCAGAACTCCTCTTTGGTTCTCGGTACTACTCTCCCACAGTCGACGTATGGTCAATGGGAACTATTTTCGTTGAGCTCATTCTACGAGTGCCTTTCCTTTCTGGAGAGACCGACATAGATCAATTAAAAAAGACTTTCCATGCCATGGGGACACCTACCGAGCAGGACTGGCCT GGACATACAAAACTCCCCGACTACCATGAAGTCGGATCATTCCCTAAAAATCCATGGTGGAACATGATATCGTCTAtaggaagagaaggtcaagaTCTTGCCCGAGAACTCTTGAGATTTGATCCAACCCAAAGACCTTCCGCGAAGAAA GCACTTCTACATTCATTTTTTACTTCATATCCCCCACCCACGCCACCAATAGCTCTTCCTAAGCCTTTGGCGGAACTGAGGCCTCGAGAGCTAGCGCCGGATGAAGTTCAAGGGAAGCCTTTGTTAACCTCGGGAGCGGGTCAAGGTTTGAAACGAAAAGCCGAATCACCTCGCACAAGTCACAGTGTCTCAAGGAAACTTATCTTCACATAA
- a CDS encoding Nuclear encoded protein required for translation of COX1 mRNA, putative; Mss51p (Similar to TIGR gene model, INSD accession AAW47180.1) — protein MRTITAASLRRTRIVSSRFVPSFPIAPICSPIALPHSHTQVRPFFSIFKKKTPAPAASQAPLLSQDDLFHHLSESPFPALREKADRIKSVSLCPTSFEKHHERVRPAYDCPDCGWPTHKNRERWEEGREEHKEYCGRLREVNEDEHDLRSGRPMVEFENMPEEQPYESAVNFASWDTLFFTRGFPSIDSDRSVRHVSKILTYPMTIAGILHQNGPFTSANGRITRQGRRSMAALHSVLHLPPGSTVETAVDEKPQPPFRLFLLGARAESTLPPHLWAQLCYLFPRTTFQIYFIGPEVGLPLLNATERAKPTYSFSQDGGWGVPSYNLNYNTRLSLTSVQASYEQIHEQLGPFDPYTDVFFAFSPGFGFPHQPLLEKITKGGKGQVLLDGSEEPLKAEEHNDTPAGIESEVPYAPPETLVQAQTTWRRPLQLILETKCPFFFTAFSPLDLQRDVSALFGTNPPSASSPGSPVREFPDYVSLPTGPIEPIEGVTDEFELVLTPGVNPFGSLKWEIAEWDVRVGVKTNWGTWGIRGKKYDVVEGR, from the exons ATGCGTACAATCACAGCAGCCTCTCTGAGGCGCACCCGCATCGTCTCCTCTAGGTTTGTTCCCTCTTTCCCCATTGCTCCCATTTGCAGTCCTATCGCCCTTCCTCACTCGCACACCCAAGTCCGtccgttcttctccattttcAAGAAAAAGACCCCGGCGCCTGCGGCTTCACAGGCACCCCTTCTCTCGCAAGACGATCTCTTCCACCATCTTTCTGAATCGCCATTCCCAGCTCTCCGTGAAAAAGCTGATCGGATAAAATCGGTGTCTTTGTGTCCGACTTCGTTCGAAAAGCACCACGAGCGTGTGAGACCGGCCTATGATTGTCCTGATTGTGGGTGGCCTACACATAAGAATCGGGAAAGATGGGAGGAGGGTAGAGAGGAGCACAAAGAGTACTGTGGAAGGTTGAGAGAGGTTAACGAAGACGAACATGATTTGAGGAGCGGTAGACCGATGGTTGAGTTTGAGAACATGCCTG AGGAGCAACCGTACGAATCTGCGGTCAACTTTGCTTCTTGGGACACTCTCTTTTTCACTCGAGGTTTCCCCTCCATCGACTCTGACCGTTCAGTCCGTCACGTGTCTAAAATTCTTACTTACCCCATGACTATCGCTGGTATTCTCCACCAAAATGGTCCCTTCACTTCCGCTAATGGCCGTATCACTCGAcagggaagaagaagcatGGCTG CGCTCCACTCTGttctccatctccctcctGGTTCCACTGTTGAAACCGCCGTTGACGAGAAGCCTCAGCCCCCTTTCcgtctcttcctccttggTGCCCGTGCCGAGTCTACCCTCCCTCCCCACCTTTGGGCTCAACTCTGCTATCTTTTCCCTCGCACTACCTTCCAAATCTACTTTATTGGCCCTGAAGTTGGCTTACCCCTCTTGAACGCCACCGAACGCGCTAAGCCCActtactccttctctcaGGACGGTGGATGGGGAGTTCCCAGCTATAACCTCAACTACAACACTCGTTTGTCTTTGACTTCCGTCCAAGCATCATACGAGCAAATTCACGAACAACTTGGACCATTTGACCCTTACACCGATGTCTTCTTTGCGTTCTCTCCCGGTTTCGGTTTCCCCCACCAGCCATTGTTGGAAAAGATCACCAAGGGCGGTAAGGGCCAAGTCCTTCTTGACGGAAGCGAGGAGCCTTTGAAGGCAGAGGAGCATAATGACACCCCTGCGGGAATCGAGTCTGAAGTCCCTTACGCCCCGCCAGAGACTCTCGTCCAAGCTCAGACAACATGGCGTCGCCCTCTCCAACTCATTCTCGAAACCAAATgccccttcttcttcacgGCCTTCTCTCCCCTCGATCTTCAACGTGATGTCTCCGCCCTTTTCGGCACCAATCCTCCTTCCGCTTCCTCTCCTGGTTCTCCTGTGAGAGAGTTCCCCGACTACGTTAGCCTGCCAACAGGACCTATCGAGCCGATCGAGGGTGTCACGGATGAGTTCGAATTGGTTCTTACCCCTGGTGTGAACCCGTTCGGTAGTTTGAAATGGGAAATTGCAGAATGGGATGTCAGGGTTGGTGTTAAGACCAACTGGGGAACATGGGGTATCAGAGGCAAGAAGTACGATGTTGTCGAGGGACGATGA
- a CDS encoding 60s ribosomal protein L17, putative (Similar to TIGR gene model, INSD accession AAW47137.1), with protein MVRYASANIAASNPEKFAKARGEYLRTHFKNMREVAAALSGMNLKKAYAYLADVQDHKQVIPFRRFAGGIGRASQAKQFKTTKGRWPEKSVKFILRLLKNAESNADAKDLDVEELIIKNIVVQQAPKTRRRTYRAHGRINPYQGHPCHIEIILSVPSSEVPRAKDLDTTSSKKAETIAAIEA; from the exons ATG GTTCGATACGCCTCTGCCAACATCGCCGCGAGCAACCCCGAGAAGT TCGCCAAGGCCCGAGGCGAGTACCTCCGAACTCACTTCAAGAACATGCGAGAGGTCGCCGCTGCTCTTTCTG GCATGAACTTGAAGAAGGCCTACGCCTACCTCGCCGACGTTCAGGACCACAAGCAGGTCATTCCTTTCCGACGGTTTGCTGGCGGTATTGGCCGAGCTTCTCAGGCCAAGCAATTCAAGACCACCAAGG GTCGATGGCCCGAGAAGTCTGTCAAGTTCATTCTCCGTCTCCTCAAGAACGCCGAGTCCAACGCCGATGCCAAGGACCTCGACGTCGAGGAGTTGATCATCAAGAACATTGTCGTTCAGCAGGCCCCCAAGACTAGGAGGAGGACTTACCGTGCCCACGGTCGAAT CAACCCTTACCAGGGCCACCCTTGCCACATTGAGATCATCCTTTCCGTCCCTTCCTCTGAAGTCCCCCGTGCCAAGGACCTCGACACCACCTCTTCCAAGAAGGCCGAGACCATCGCCGCTATCGAGGCTTAA
- a CDS encoding Cystathionine gamma-lyase, putative (Similar to TIGR gene model, INSD accession AAW47151.1), translating to MSYHQFATRAIHVGSEPDPSTGAVVPSLSVATTFKQDGINKTRGFDYSRSGNPTRSALERLLTSLDTAPSSDAQGESFVFSSGSAATAAMAHWVTLTKKEGGAGGADGNGGGGHVLAVNDVYGGTARYFSRVARPTGLDITYLNMIEAGEEGIRAAIRPDTRLVWMEIPTNPTLLVHPLQLVSSIVKGLPDESRPLIVVDTTFLSSFNFTPLVSTDPDSPPLADIAYSSLSKYSSGHSDIIMGSVTLSPQTARFRPELIQAMRFLQNSMGACPSPHDCHLMIRSLKTLSTRMIKHGVNALRIAAFLDNHPQVGEVCYPGYKEDRSFSQIRPLVSENLKRELEFLGWKFPWAAPSAEETKNLKENSLAHVRTLGIPFGGVVTFTLKDGTLEQTEKFCTSLNIISLAESLGGVESLIEVPSGMTHASLSKETREKLGITDSFLRFSVGIEDYEDLIEDLESGFAAIKQ from the exons ATGTCCTATCACCAGTTCGCTACGCGAGCCATCCACGTGGGCTCAGAACCTGACCCTTCCACTGGCGCTGTCGTTCCTAGTCTCAGCGTTGCGACAACTTTCAAGCAGGATGGTATCAATAAGACTCGA GGATTTGACTATTCTCGAAGCGGAAACCCCACTCGCTCTGCCCTGGAGCGACTTTTAACTTCTCTAGACACCGCCCCTTCGTCTGATGCACAAGGAGAGAGCTTCGTATTCTCTTCAGGATCGGCCGCCACAGCCGCTATGGCTCATTGGGTGACTCTGAccaagaaggaaggggGCGCTGGGGGAGCAGATGGTaatggtggtggtggacACGTCTTGGCTGTCAATGATGTT TATGGTGGAACTGCCAGATATTTCTCTCGAGTAGCGCGCCCTACTGGGCTCGACATCACCTACTTGAACATGATAGAAGCTGGTGAGGAGGGTATCAGAGCTGCCATACGTCCGGATACCAGA CTTGTTTGGATGGAAATTCCCACCAACCCAACTCTATTGGTCCACCCCCTCCAATTGGTATCATCTATTGTTAAGGGACTTCCTGACGAAAGTCGACCTTTGATTGTAGTCGACACTACTTTCTTGTCATCTTTCAATTTCACCCCACTTGTCAGCACCGACCCTGACTCCCCACCGCTGGCCGATATTGCCTATTCATCCCTGTCCAAGTATTCGTCAGGTCATTCTGATATCATTATGGGCTCCGTGACCCTTTCACCTCAGACAGCTCGTTTCCGACCAGAATTAATTCAAGCTATGCGATTCCTTCAGAACTCAATGGGTGCATGCCCTTCTCCTCATGACTGCCATCTCATGATTCGGAGTCTCAAGACTCTTAGCACTCGAATGATCAAGCACGGTGTGAATGCTCTCAGGATCGCTGCATTCCTAGACAATCACCCTCAAGTCGGTGAGGTGTGTTATCCTGGATATAAGGAAGACCGAAGTTTCTCGCAGATTAGGCCACTAGTGTCAGAGAACTTGAAAAGGGAGCTAGAATTCTTAGGTTGGAAATTTCCGTGGGCTGCACCATCTGCCGAGGAGACTAAGAATCTCAAAGAAAACTCGCTCGCGCATGTTCGTACGCTAGGTATCCCCTTCGGCGGTGTGGTGACTTTTACTCTGAAAGATGGCACGCTTGAGCAAACGGAGAAATTCTGCACATCCCTGAATATAATCAGCTTGGCTGAGAGTTTGGGAGGGGTCGAGAGTTTAATTGAAGTGCCATCAGGAATGACTCATGCG TCCCTATCCAAAGAAACCCGTGAGAAACTGGGCATCACGGACAGCTTTTTGCGCTTCTCCGTTGGGATTGAAGATTATGAGGACTTGATTGAGGATCTGGAATCAGGCTTTGCGGCTATCAAGCAGTAG